TGTGTTTGTGTTTTAGTTAGTATGGGTTTTTATATACGTTGGTAGGTTTGGaccatttatttttactattGAAGTTAGGTTTGGAGATCCATGCTCTAATATAGTATACAGTGGATACATAGATAGATGGATGATGTAGATGCTAGACGCAAGGGGCATACAGTGTGACATGGGTCAATTGACGTGGCATTTAAAGTATATTCTTCAATGAATGAAATAAATATTAGGGAAAagtatttgtgtgtgtatgtaaccTGTCTTCAACTATTATCGTaggaaaaaaagtttatttgggttcattgtatgtaagcaacccTTTAAATATGAATGAATCGTGTAAAAGATGAACTTCTGAAATGGTAACAGGTCAcccctttatttttatttattaaaaagtgcTGATGTGGCTGCACACTCACAAACCTTAATCTGGGTTAAGGTACGTCATATGAACACCATCATCAAATTCCGGCATCAACATTAGATCTCGACATCATCagatccatatatacatacatacaacagATTATATACAATTTCCAAAACATATTTGTATCCCCATCCTCACTCTCTTTGATATTTTCTACGGTTCTTTATTGAAAAGATTCCGAAATCAACATTACTACCATTAGAGTCCGGTGCCAATTTCACCACAATCATCAGCTTATATCAAATCAGATTATATACCAATATTAATTagatccatatatacatacatatagcagttatatatagagattatatagtatatacacataatatatATCGTCGCGGGTTACTGAACTATCCACCGCCGTCGCCGGTTCTCTTCCTCCATTCTCCAGCCGACATCGATGGCTTCCATTGATTTTTTGTTCGTAGGTATTAAATAATctggatatatattagattagattgtttttttcaaaaatacccAATATTATTTTCTAGGGTTCTTCGTTGAAAACATTGTgaatttatttatacatatacatatattttttttgagagAGATATGTACCCAGATTGTTAAGATAATATTTGGAGAAAGTAAATGGATTTAAGAATTGCAAGGAAGATTTTTGGGTGGATTTTGTGAAGATGGAATCATTGTTGGGGAACTAAACAACAGATACAATTTcagtgttttttctttttttctaaatatatgaCGTGGAACCACGTGGCGGGTCATTTGGCTTTTGACTGGCAAGCATAATTTTTCAGCCGGTAATTTACATTATTCATTCACTTTACCGGGTTGCTTACATACCATGAACCCAAATAAAGTTTCTTTCCTACAATAGTAGCTgaagacaagttacatacataCACCCTTAAATATTAGTGTGTTTCCAGcttttgattatttatattaaaaataatgttaacTTTTACTAACATAAACGGTACTTCAATGAGTGACACTGCATTATCATTTGTTGATTGTCACATAATGTCTGTAATCATATTGGACACTTTAATTGTGTTATCATACAACTTGAATCGTGTTCCAACTGTTACAAAATTACCCGTTTATTTCTCCCATATTCATTTTCCCATTTTAACTCTTTACCTCATGACTAAATCGACTCATTATTGTGGTAGGAAACACGCTTTTGTCCACCTTCTCAGGATCTGATATCCCCGGAGATCAAAGTGATATACGATACACGGACAAAAGTTGTATCTTATATTAGACACTTCCTCGACAATCTTGGTTTTCTGAAGGTAAACCCTgagctgtttttttttttttttgtctaattaTAATTAGTGgttgtatatttaattataaacatgtctatttaTTTTCTGTTGAAGGTCGATTCTCCCATATTAACCATGGTTCCTGGTGGATCTGATGTACATCCTTTTGTGAATCCTTACAACGACCTAGGCatgaaaatgtttatggaaATTGCTCCTGAACTTTATCTAAAGCAGTTCATTGGTGGTGGAAAAGAACGTGTATATGTAATTGGACAACTACTTAGGCACGATGGGATTCGTCTGATACGTTGTCCTGAGTTCATGTGTGAGTTTTATATGGTTCTTGCGGATTACGACTATTTGATGAAGCTGACTGAAGAAATGTTGAGCGGTGAGGGCCGTATTCTATTTCTGTCTGTAAAATCTTAGGCGCCAAAACAATTTTACAGAAAAAAGACTTACTTTCAACATTGCTCTAGTTTTCTAAATTTAACAAGAAGTTGAGGAACAATGTCAAGCTGCTTTTGACCTCTTTCCTTTTAAGCttgtcattttcattttttcttttattttacctGTTCCGCGTGACCTGGAGTAGATTGGTTGGAATCGAACCAGGCATGTTTGCTTGTTTTAGCGACTATATTACTAACACATAATGAACCAGGCATGGTGAAGGAGCTGACAGGTGGCTACAAAGTTGCATATCATGCCAATGGGTATGATAATAACCCGATTGAAATTGACTTCACTCCTCCTTTCAGGTCATTTGCTTACTGGTGTACATCTTTGGTTTTATTTCACAGCCTTTTCACTTGTATTTTGCAACTGTTTCACTAAGCTGATCCAAATGTTTTCAGAAGGATTTCAATGATTGAAGAGTTGGAAAAGATGGCAAATCTTAGCATACCCAAAGGCCTTAAGAGTGAGGAAGCTAGACAATATCTTGCTGATGCATGCAACAAGTTTGATATCAATTGTTCACCACCTCAAACGACAACACGATTGTTGGAAAAAGTAATGGTTCTGTCTTCCAGCATCTGTTATATAGTAAATATCAGTGGGATATCGTATCAGTCCTCCTTCAGAATATCggtccaaatatatatatatatatataaaatatatcgtATCGGTCCTCCTTCAGAGTTCAGAATATcggtccatatatatatatataaagtatatatattattaagtatATATCGGTGGGATATCGTATCGGTCCAACAAGCTTGGATTTTGATATTTCTATgaagtataattatatatatatatatatatatatatagggtagagatctagagagaaggttcttaaggagagaagggagagaaggtccgttttttttttttttttttcgcttgtttttttgattttttcaccttctttattctttttttaattaactcaatccaaaaaaaaaaaaatttaaaaattaaaaaaaagatatttctaacccgagttagtaaGCTATACATATAAGagtacggtacgggcttcgcccttaaggatattaataaggggtagctggtgggagtgataggtcacaggggtgatcggtgatggggtgatctaccaaATGGGCTTCGCCCTTACCTATCATGGCTCTGCCATAGAATGAGAGGCTTcacctatagcttacgggctacgccctttgaaaaaaaaaaattttaaaattttttttatttggaattaGTGAATTAAAGACGTTCAAAAGAACAGgttaaagaaaatcaaaaacgaaccttctctcccttctctccttaaggtaccttctcatttgatctctattctatatatatatatatattgcataatattaaattaccGCTATCCTGCCCTGATAACCAATATCTCAAATACCCAAGACTGACATTTGATTCTCCACCGCTATAAATACATAGTTTCTCATTAATGTATATCATGATATATGTTGCTATTATATATTCTTCAGCTTTCAAAGCACTTTCTAGAGGACATGTGTGTCAATCCTACTTTCATTACGGAGCATCCTAAAATAATGAGTCCACGGGCAAAATTCGTGAGAGACAACCTAGGATTGACTGAACGCTTCCAATTGTTTATTAACAAGTTTGAGGTACGACAGCTAGTTTTGTGCAATTTTGACATTTCTAATTATGTACCACATGTTTTATTTACGCTTCTTTCTGTTAATCCTATGTTTTTTTGTTCCTTTAGCTCCTAAATTCATACACCGAACAAAACGACCCTGTGTTACACCGCTTTCGATTTGCAAATCAAGTAAAGGTACGccacattttattaaaatgtgCCGATATTGATATGTAGAAGAATCTGAATTAAGAGTTCATAACCCATTATTTACACCTGAATGGGTTGTCATATTAGCCAAAAAGCAAAGGGTTGAAAGTGAATTGAggctatttttaatttgttaaaattttttgattttttttaataattaattgtttttgacTTTAGTAAGTCTGTGCAGTCCAAACTTGATATCAGAATCGCCTTGATGAGGTGGTACAGTGTTCACCAGAGTGTATTTTTAGCTATTGagtttttctaataatatacGACTCACTAGTTACTTGTAAGTACATTTTGGGCGAATCGTACCAGTTTGGCTCAAACGGGTCAAATCGCCCAAAATGTGCTATTAATGTATTTCAAACTCATTTTCTTAACAATGTTTGATTATAAtttaaacaatatattatttatgtagcTTTTTGTAGAAAAAGGGGTACGCCCAACCCATTATGAAACATTTCGGAGTTATTAACCCTACTTAAAATCAACTGTGAAAAATTCATCCAGGATCAACAATCAGGAGATGGGCAAACAGTGTTATCTATGGCTCTTGATTACGGTTTGCCAACAACTGGTGGGTGGGTTTTGGGTATTGATAGGCTTACAATGTTGCTCACTGATTCACAGATCGTCGAGGTTTGTCgttttatttttctcatttctCTAGTGTTTTAACTTTTTTCATTGGTAATGATTTTGAGTACTTTGGTACTAACCGGTCAACTTCATTCGTCTTTGTCAGAAGTTATACTTTGCCGACCATGAAACTAGAACTACACCATGAACAGACTATCAAAGGTACACACATCCCTCTGGACTCATCTTCCAATTTCATTTGTTTGATGTGCGTATATACACATCCCGGTTTGTTAATGTACACATTACTATAAGACCATTCGCAAAGCTTAGGTGAAACCCTTAGGTGAAATGACTAAGCAAGAAGGTGAATGGTAGGTGAAAGCACAAGGTGAAAGAGGTAGGATAAACTCTTCACCTATGGTGAAAAGGAGAGTATGGGTCCAtttcttttgtttgtatattagatattttattttgattggatgTTTTGTATGGTATTGTGGGGTATTAATTTTAAAGGTGAATGGTTAAAGGGAAAAATAGAAAGTGAAGGTGATGAGAAGTTGATGCTGATGTGGCAGAAAAAAGTGTAGGTGAAAAGGTGAATGGTTGAGGATGGTCTAAGTGCTGGAATCTTAAAGTCTATTGTATTACATAGAGAGATTATAATAATGTGTACATTACTGATTTGTTACAGAAGATATTGTGGCAAAGTGAATTTAATATAAATGTCTGAGGGTGAAGCTGAAGATTGTATGCCAACTCTAAAAATGGTTACTTCGCAAGAAGCACTTGTTGCTTATGCAGTCCTAAAACACTACACCTGAATGATGACATCTTTTACTAAGTTGTACTAGATATTGTATTATTTAAAGATTTAGTATTAATACTCTTGACGATTCTTGAAGAGGCAGATGACAGTTAAGTTTATCTATGTAGCTACTTTATTGTCAGCTTTTTTTTAGAACATGTGTTGAGCCAACTAGTGTATAACAAATGATTCGCCCTTTTGGGTTAGGTTCATATTTCGCTCGtcaaatttgatcaaaacaacCCAAAAAACTAGGAATACACACAATAACTGGAGTAGTGAATAGTGATTGAGAGCCAAAATCATGCAATAACCTTCAGAAAATGAACAAAATATCGTCTAGAAAGACACCGGGTGCTAGGGCTTCTTTGGGGTAAATTGAAATGATTATAATTTAGGAGCCCTAATTTTTAATATGCAGCTGATACAAGTTTTTGAAATGCACACTTAAGACTCGAGCTGTAATAATGCTTCTACAACCTTGTTTAACAACAAAACATACCCTATAATAACATACACGACTCTTAACAACATTTCTAATCAGACGTAGTACTCGCCACAAACAAAATTATCGGCACATTAAAATTATGTGACGACTTAATAGCAAGCCTGACAAAGTTAACCTAGACAAAAGAgatcatttttctaaaataaaattactgGGTGTTTGGTTGGGAGTTAACATAGAAAAAAGAGATCATTTTTCTACAATAAACGTTGGGTGTTTGACTGTTTGTTTGGGAGAAATAATACCGGAGAAATTTTGGAGTCATTTCCATTTGGTATGCCAAAGAAATCACTTTATAACTAAGAGAAAATatcaaaatgtttatatatctatctttttGTGTTGACAACTCATCTTTTATCCTAGGTGTaaatttatggttaattttgacttttttatttaaaaattaatattatttaaatctAAATCGAATGCTATTTGGaatgttaataatataaatattaaaatgctAGGTGAAACCAGCGTGTTACTGCGGACTATCTTATATCTCGCCGATTACTACATAATTGCTATCAAGTTTTTCCATCTTAAGTTTTCACAAAACAACCAAAGATTTATGCAAATATAGATTTTACGATTCCTATaagaaaaagatgttaaaaTAGACCAAGCTAATTGCTAACAACCATGCCTTGAATTCCAACTTCAATCCGACATGCTCAAAAATAATTCAGGATACAAAGAAATTTAGTATCTCGTGACCGATAGTATTTCAAGAAAAATTAGTATACCACTTCGGTCAAAAAGCAATGAAGGCTATTAGTCAATATTAATTACTGTAAAATTTATTCTAACATGGAATACATAGGTACAAAAGAAGCCTACTGAATGTAAAGCATTTTATGGTTTTCACCAATGATGTATGGAACTAAGAATAAACTCTCTATCATGTGAAGGAAATCAAAGAGTGACAATAAaatcgaaaatatatatattatatcattgTTAATAATTTAGGGATGTCAATTCTTTTTCACAAAAAGGGAAATTGGGATCCTTTATCTTTACTGCTTTAATCTaatgataattaaatttaagaaaagaaatacTCAAAAgacataaatttatatatatgatatatataaagttgtagACTGAAAGTGGTGTGGTATTATGGTGGGGAACTTGCAACAAAATAAAAGCTACGTTAGGTTCGTTATA
The Erigeron canadensis isolate Cc75 chromosome 2, C_canadensis_v1, whole genome shotgun sequence DNA segment above includes these coding regions:
- the LOC122587529 gene encoding lysine--tRNA ligase-like; its protein translation is MSDTALSFVDCHIMSVIILDTLIVLSYNLNRVPTETRFCPPSQDLISPEIKVIYDTRTKVVSYIRHFLDNLGFLKVDSPILTMVPGGSDVHPFVNPYNDLGMKMFMEIAPELYLKQFIGGGKERVYVIGQLLRHDGIRLIRCPEFMCEFYMVLADYDYLMKLTEEMLSGMVKELTGGYKVAYHANGYDNNPIEIDFTPPFRRISMIEELEKMANLSIPKGLKSEEARQYLADACNKFDINCSPPQTTTRLLEKLSKHFLEDMCVNPTFITEHPKIMSPRAKFVRDNLGLTERFQLFINKFELLNSYTEQNDPVLHRFRFANQVKDQQSGDGQTVLSMALDYGLPTTGGWVLGIDRLTMLLTDSQIVEKLYFADHETRTTP